Proteins from a single region of Nitrososphaerota archaeon:
- a CDS encoding pyruvate synthase, whose product MPTEGHFRRKVDGVKMKRMLTGNAAASWGARVSDVDYVCAYPITPQSEIVETLSHWVAAGSLKARFVNFDSEHSMLAAAGAASLTGARVFTSSSSQGLVYGLENLYSIAGWRAPLVLVNVSRGMGMPMVLQVEHGDVLAARDTGFIQLHAETCQEVLDLVLMGYRVAEDSRVLLPVIVNMDGFILSFARESVDVPETRAVRSFLKHYSRPRPLLGLEGEPVVYAPTTTDGEVYAFYKRQLHESSLKSREVFLEAAEDFANIFGRRYGTTEEFMTNDADTVIVTTNSYSSNIRAAVRQLRGTGEKVGMLKLTMLRPFPRREVAAALRHAERVAVFEQNLAPGRGAIIHPEVVEALYHSTEKPKVVASFVGGIGGMPVGTGEVRAMLRKCKELESGGDPGRPTLLYSMASWAKMKKYLDVAGVHAEDTQENVTVGPKH is encoded by the coding sequence GTGCCCACCGAAGGCCATTTCAGAAGAAAGGTCGACGGTGTCAAGATGAAGAGGATGCTGACGGGAAACGCGGCTGCCTCTTGGGGGGCCCGCGTCTCTGATGTCGACTACGTCTGCGCATATCCCATCACCCCCCAGTCAGAGATAGTCGAAACGCTGTCCCACTGGGTGGCCGCTGGGAGCCTGAAGGCGAGATTCGTCAACTTCGACTCGGAGCACTCGATGCTGGCGGCGGCCGGAGCAGCGTCCCTCACAGGTGCCCGGGTTTTCACCTCCTCTTCCAGTCAGGGCCTCGTCTACGGCCTGGAGAACCTGTACAGCATCGCAGGATGGAGGGCCCCCCTAGTGCTCGTCAACGTGTCCCGAGGCATGGGGATGCCGATGGTACTCCAAGTGGAGCACGGGGACGTCTTGGCAGCGAGAGACACCGGGTTCATCCAACTCCACGCGGAGACATGCCAAGAAGTTCTCGACCTAGTGCTCATGGGGTACAGGGTCGCCGAGGACAGCCGGGTACTCCTCCCGGTCATAGTCAACATGGATGGGTTCATCCTCTCCTTCGCCAGGGAGTCAGTGGACGTCCCCGAGACCCGTGCGGTCAGGTCGTTCCTGAAGCACTACTCGCGCCCGCGCCCTCTCCTCGGCCTGGAGGGCGAGCCCGTGGTCTATGCCCCCACCACGACCGACGGGGAAGTCTACGCCTTCTACAAGCGCCAGCTCCACGAGAGTTCCCTGAAGTCAAGGGAGGTCTTCCTCGAAGCCGCGGAAGACTTCGCAAACATCTTCGGGAGGCGATACGGTACCACGGAGGAGTTCATGACCAACGACGCCGATACCGTGATAGTCACGACCAACTCATACAGCTCGAACATACGGGCTGCCGTCAGACAACTCCGAGGCACGGGCGAGAAAGTGGGGATGCTCAAACTGACAATGCTCCGGCCCTTCCCGCGCCGGGAGGTGGCAGCCGCCCTGCGTCACGCCGAGAGGGTGGCCGTGTTCGAGCAGAATCTGGCCCCGGGCAGGGGGGCGATCATACATCCCGAGGTCGTGGAAGCCCTCTACCACTCGACCGAGAAGCCAAAAGTGGTCGCGTCCTTCGTCGGAGGGATAGGGGGGATGCCCGTCGGCACAGGGGAGGTCAGGGCGATGCTGCGCAAGTGCAAGGAACTCGAGTCGGGTGGAGACCCTGGAAGACCGACGCTGCTCTACAGCATGGCGAGCTGGGCCAAGATGAAGAAGTACCTCGACGTCGCGGGGGTACACGCTGAAGATACACAGGAGAATGTGACTGTTGGTCCAAAGCACTGA
- a CDS encoding Zn-ribbon domain-containing OB-fold protein — protein sequence MSCTTFERFGKISYTAESKAKRFVDFLDAGKVMGTRCTRCKKVYFPPKMDCTNCLTSDSMTWVEMPGPWTLLTYTKAHFAPTGFEGDTPYVIGVAESVGGHRLLARVATSVDDERLGPGMKLELRVARLDGGKLAYEFSPSGVDS from the coding sequence ATGAGCTGCACGACGTTCGAAAGGTTCGGGAAGATAAGCTACACGGCGGAGAGCAAGGCGAAGAGGTTTGTCGACTTCCTCGACGCGGGGAAAGTCATGGGGACGCGGTGCACCAGGTGCAAGAAGGTCTACTTCCCTCCGAAGATGGACTGCACCAACTGCCTGACCAGCGATTCGATGACATGGGTCGAGATGCCGGGGCCTTGGACGCTCCTGACCTACACCAAGGCACACTTCGCTCCGACGGGCTTCGAAGGCGACACTCCCTACGTGATCGGGGTCGCCGAGTCGGTTGGAGGGCACAGGCTCCTCGCGAGGGTCGCAACCTCCGTCGACGACGAGAGGCTCGGCCCAGGGATGAAGCTCGAACTCAGGGTGGCACGGCTCGACGGCGGCAAGCTCGCCTACGAATTCTCCCCCTCAGGGGTCGACAGTTGA
- a CDS encoding 2-hydroxyglutaryl-CoA dehydratase encodes MGKEYFGGVDAGSTYTKAAVIDSKGNLIATTSDMTGVNIISATTRLYHDVLSKAGLSEDQVGFVVGTGYGRYKITFGNTQVTEISCHAKGAHVLFPETRTVLDMGGQDTKAIRINARGEVVDFTMNDKCAAGTGRFIEGSARALNLSLKDVGDISLKSTNPVKISATCAVFAESETQEQLAWGNSLQDILYGIHASMASKSIGLLRRVGIEPELTFTGGVSLNQGMVRCLQEQLGMKINTDKLTMFCGAIGAAHFALEKSMVTVRAGG; translated from the coding sequence ATGGGAAAGGAATACTTCGGGGGGGTCGACGCGGGCTCGACCTACACCAAGGCCGCCGTCATCGACTCGAAGGGGAACCTGATTGCGACGACGTCTGACATGACCGGGGTCAACATAATATCGGCTACCACCAGGCTTTACCATGACGTCCTCTCCAAGGCGGGCCTGTCAGAAGACCAGGTAGGTTTCGTCGTCGGGACCGGCTACGGGCGCTACAAAATCACATTCGGGAACACCCAGGTGACGGAGATCAGCTGCCATGCGAAGGGAGCTCACGTCCTCTTCCCGGAGACAAGGACGGTCCTCGACATGGGAGGGCAGGACACCAAGGCGATACGCATCAACGCCAGGGGGGAGGTCGTCGACTTCACCATGAACGACAAATGCGCCGCGGGGACTGGGCGTTTCATAGAGGGCTCTGCTCGGGCGCTCAACCTCAGCCTCAAGGACGTGGGGGATATCTCCCTGAAATCCACGAACCCCGTGAAGATATCGGCCACCTGCGCGGTCTTCGCAGAGTCGGAGACCCAAGAACAGCTTGCGTGGGGGAACAGCCTCCAAGACATACTCTATGGCATCCATGCCTCCATGGCGAGCAAATCCATCGGGCTCCTCAGGAGGGTGGGAATCGAGCCGGAGCTCACCTTCACCGGAGGAGTCTCCCTCAACCAGGGGATGGTTCGCTGCCTGCAGGAGCAGCTCGGGATGAAGATAAACACGGACAAGCTGACGATGTTCTGCGGGGCCATAGGCGCCGCCCACTTCGCGCTCGAAAAGAGCATGGTGACGGTCAGGGCGGGTGGATAG
- a CDS encoding LLM class flavin-dependent oxidoreductase, translated as MSARDRTNAVDAERVRFGIEAPNFPWSTILDLALAGEREGYDSFWMPDHSVATGTKRWDALEAWTTLASISSRTRRLRLATGVSDTYRSHPATLAQRAATLDAISDGRAMLGIGVGEAMNLVPFGIPYDRPVARTEEALEIIRRLWTEDNVDFKGAYYNLSGAFLQPKPSVPVSPDRYRPTVPIFVAASSPRTMQMTARFGDGWLPANMAIQDYGVNLQKIREMAGRAGRDPGAIEPAHFTYVALAKNRDEALKGVMTQAKMLLLSRPKILEELGFKPPSYDYEMTYKLVFPGGAKGWVAKALEIPDEAVTKSPYVIGGPDDVVEKLEGYVAAGCRHFVLNFQVPARALRDTAELFAEKVMPHFRGGGPEP; from the coding sequence TTGAGCGCCAGAGACCGCACCAACGCGGTGGACGCGGAGAGGGTCAGGTTCGGCATCGAAGCCCCCAACTTCCCCTGGAGCACGATCCTCGACCTGGCGCTGGCGGGGGAGAGGGAGGGCTATGACTCGTTCTGGATGCCGGACCACAGCGTCGCCACAGGCACGAAGAGGTGGGACGCACTGGAGGCGTGGACGACGCTCGCGTCGATTTCATCCCGCACTCGGAGGCTAAGGCTCGCCACGGGGGTGAGCGACACCTACAGGAGCCATCCTGCCACTCTTGCCCAGAGGGCCGCGACCTTGGACGCCATCTCTGACGGGAGGGCGATGCTCGGGATAGGGGTGGGAGAGGCGATGAACCTCGTCCCCTTCGGCATCCCCTACGACAGGCCGGTGGCCAGGACAGAGGAGGCCCTCGAGATAATCAGAAGGCTCTGGACCGAGGACAACGTCGACTTCAAGGGAGCATACTATAACCTGAGCGGCGCCTTCCTGCAGCCTAAGCCGTCTGTCCCGGTGTCCCCCGACAGGTACAGGCCGACCGTCCCAATCTTCGTGGCCGCCAGCTCTCCAAGGACCATGCAGATGACCGCCAGGTTCGGAGACGGGTGGCTTCCGGCCAACATGGCCATCCAAGACTACGGGGTGAACCTCCAGAAAATCAGGGAGATGGCAGGGCGAGCGGGACGGGATCCCGGAGCCATCGAGCCGGCCCACTTCACCTACGTCGCCCTGGCCAAGAACAGGGACGAGGCGCTGAAGGGGGTGATGACGCAGGCAAAGATGCTCCTGCTGTCAAGGCCGAAGATCTTGGAGGAGCTCGGCTTCAAGCCCCCTTCGTACGACTACGAGATGACCTACAAACTCGTCTTCCCCGGAGGGGCGAAGGGCTGGGTCGCGAAGGCGTTGGAGATCCCGGACGAGGCTGTGACCAAGTCCCCCTATGTGATCGGCGGCCCGGACGACGTGGTCGAGAAGCTCGAAGGGTACGTCGCAGCCGGGTGCCGCCACTTCGTGCTCAACTTCCAAGTCCCGGCGAGGGCGCTCAGAGACACCGCGGAGCTGTTCGCCGAGAAGGTCATGCCGCACTTCAGGGGCGGCGGACCGGAGCCCTGA
- a CDS encoding thiolase domain-containing protein, which yields MNDVAVVGVGQTGFVQASGVSIREMAFSAFQEAVDDSGNLEAKDIDASVVSSAPEYDKQRSPAGAISEYLGLNPRPSMYAESLCSSGTTAVRVAYGLIKSGLNGVVAVVGFQKMSELSAADVQERMGRGADIVWETPFGLTMPDGYALFARAHMQEYGTTREQLAAVKVKSGKYAALNPKAAFQREVSMDDVLGSRMIADPLRSLDCTSNADGATCVILANAEDAKKITDTPIWVKGIGSASDALTVASKASLTGLGCASEAASQAYRMAGVGPGDIDVAEVHDCFTISEILAYEDLGFCKRGEGGKLVQDGETYIGGRIPVNVDGGLLGKGHPIGATGGSQIRTIVRELRGDAGRAQVKGAELGLVHNIGGIGLYGNVVIMGR from the coding sequence TTGAACGACGTGGCCGTCGTGGGAGTAGGGCAGACGGGGTTCGTCCAGGCGTCCGGTGTTTCAATCAGAGAGATGGCGTTCAGCGCCTTCCAAGAAGCAGTGGACGACTCCGGCAACCTTGAGGCGAAGGACATCGACGCCTCGGTCGTCTCATCGGCTCCCGAATACGACAAGCAGCGGTCCCCGGCAGGCGCCATCTCCGAGTATCTAGGGTTGAACCCCAGGCCGAGCATGTACGCGGAGTCTCTGTGCTCTTCAGGCACCACCGCGGTCAGGGTGGCCTACGGCCTGATCAAATCGGGCCTCAACGGCGTTGTCGCCGTGGTCGGGTTCCAGAAGATGTCGGAGCTATCCGCGGCCGACGTCCAGGAAAGGATGGGGCGGGGGGCGGACATAGTGTGGGAGACCCCCTTCGGGCTCACGATGCCTGACGGCTATGCCCTATTCGCCAGGGCTCACATGCAAGAGTATGGGACGACGAGAGAGCAGTTGGCCGCCGTGAAGGTGAAGAGCGGGAAGTACGCGGCCCTCAACCCGAAGGCCGCCTTCCAGCGAGAGGTCTCCATGGACGACGTCCTGGGCTCGAGGATGATAGCGGACCCGTTGAGGAGCCTCGACTGCACTTCTAACGCCGACGGAGCTACCTGCGTCATACTCGCGAACGCGGAGGATGCGAAGAAAATCACAGACACTCCCATATGGGTGAAAGGGATCGGCTCCGCGAGCGACGCGCTTACAGTTGCGAGCAAGGCGAGCCTGACGGGGCTCGGCTGCGCCTCGGAGGCAGCCAGTCAGGCGTACAGGATGGCGGGCGTAGGGCCCGGCGACATAGACGTAGCGGAGGTTCACGACTGCTTCACTATCTCTGAAATCTTGGCCTACGAGGATCTCGGCTTCTGCAAGCGGGGAGAGGGGGGCAAGCTGGTTCAGGACGGAGAGACCTACATAGGCGGCAGGATACCCGTGAACGTCGACGGCGGCCTTCTGGGTAAGGGGCACCCCATCGGCGCCACCGGTGGTTCTCAGATCCGTACCATAGTGAGGGAGTTGAGGGGGGACGCGGGAAGGGCACAGGTGAAGGGGGCGGAGCTTGGTCTGGTCCACAACATAGGAGGGATCGGGCTCTACGGCAACGTAGTGATCATGGGGCGATGA
- a CDS encoding 2-hydroxyacyl-CoA dehydratase, whose amino-acid sequence MSEQKFTPAFRELDKAKSMQGEMLKAYFASLLNSHAEGKKVGYSFVMANPIELLSVFDVLPLYPEVTSLNISYRGGAPQLIAQSEEVGYSTDACGYVKMGVASTMDGTNTVIGSLPKPDVLLLTYSGCQIYIHWWEQYHYQTGAPIFTLDIPYVRDYDGQVPRHDIRYVSGQLHEIISMLEKSTGKRFDEGRFQEVIRLSAEAWDLWKQCLEMGKLKPSPLDAYFEAIYFMAPITFARGTQKAVDFYRFLLEELKLRYERGVGPTESEKYRLVFEGVPNYPFFKKFWGLFGSYNARAVASTYPKVAGMVDTDSFHLDPRRPIETLAEYMIHAYCNWNMPIRTKLIEKYVRDYQADAVVIHSIKSCRSFSMGQGDIREHFAKDLDVPTLLVESDHVDPRYFSEAQMKNRVDAFFETLALRKGAT is encoded by the coding sequence GTGTCGGAGCAGAAGTTCACCCCTGCCTTCAGGGAGCTCGACAAAGCGAAGAGCATGCAGGGGGAGATGCTCAAGGCATACTTTGCATCACTTCTCAACAGCCATGCAGAAGGGAAGAAGGTCGGGTACTCGTTCGTGATGGCCAACCCCATCGAGCTTCTCTCCGTATTTGATGTGCTGCCGCTTTATCCTGAAGTGACCTCCCTCAACATATCCTACAGGGGAGGTGCCCCCCAGCTCATCGCCCAGTCAGAAGAGGTGGGTTACTCGACGGACGCCTGCGGCTATGTGAAGATGGGCGTGGCTTCCACGATGGACGGGACCAACACGGTCATCGGGTCGCTCCCCAAGCCCGACGTACTCCTCCTCACATACTCTGGGTGTCAGATCTACATCCACTGGTGGGAACAGTATCACTATCAGACAGGCGCCCCAATATTCACCCTGGACATACCTTACGTGAGGGACTACGACGGACAGGTCCCCAGGCACGACATACGCTACGTCTCCGGCCAACTACACGAAATCATATCCATGCTGGAAAAGTCTACGGGGAAGCGCTTCGACGAGGGGAGGTTCCAGGAGGTGATCCGCCTGTCCGCCGAAGCCTGGGACCTGTGGAAACAGTGCCTAGAGATGGGGAAACTCAAGCCATCGCCGCTCGACGCCTATTTCGAAGCCATCTATTTCATGGCCCCGATAACGTTCGCTCGCGGAACCCAGAAGGCGGTGGACTTCTACAGGTTCCTCCTCGAAGAACTCAAGCTGAGATATGAAAGAGGGGTGGGCCCAACCGAATCTGAGAAGTACAGGCTCGTCTTCGAAGGGGTCCCCAACTATCCCTTCTTCAAGAAGTTCTGGGGGCTATTCGGCTCCTATAACGCGAGGGCCGTGGCTTCGACCTATCCCAAGGTCGCGGGCATGGTAGACACGGACTCGTTCCACCTCGACCCTAGAAGGCCGATCGAGACGCTGGCAGAGTACATGATACACGCCTATTGCAACTGGAACATGCCGATAAGGACCAAGCTGATCGAGAAGTACGTCAGAGACTACCAGGCAGACGCGGTCGTCATCCATTCCATCAAGAGCTGCCGCTCGTTTTCCATGGGCCAGGGGGACATCAGAGAGCACTTCGCGAAGGACCTCGACGTCCCGACCCTCCTGGTGGAGTCGGACCACGTCGACCCGAGGTACTTCAGCGAGGCGCAGATGAAGAACAGGGTTGACGCCTTCTTTGAGACGCTCGCCCTGAGGAAGGGGGCCACCTGA
- a CDS encoding 2-hydroxyacyl-CoA dehydratase, whose protein sequence is MQVQQLPADFRAAADDSYTKFESVARWKEATKSPAVGFFPVYFPEELAHALDMLPVGLNGASGGVSLDIATAHTQSFVCSISRSVFQMALQGNLDLFEGLVFSNICDVARNLSGITKRNLPARYVEYLHYPINNGSGYAVEYLRSEYERLTQGMEKLSGRQLGRERLNESIAIYNEKRRLQRQLLELRRESPWLVPYSDWYSVLRAGSIMPVEQYVDGMKGYLSGLVGAQGRTQDRIRVAVVGNFCEQPPVMLMKVIEDAGCYVINDEALIGSRWLGQAAAGTEDPVAALARGYVSNMEPLTVRFHPGINKQEYIASFLEGIKAEGVVFLTPKFCEPALYDYMIFKGALDKTKLPYLHLEYEESSSSFEYARTMIETFAEGILFD, encoded by the coding sequence GTGCAAGTCCAACAGCTTCCCGCAGACTTCCGGGCCGCCGCGGACGATTCTTACACGAAGTTCGAGTCCGTCGCCCGGTGGAAGGAAGCCACGAAGTCTCCCGCGGTGGGCTTCTTCCCCGTCTACTTCCCCGAGGAGCTCGCGCACGCCCTGGACATGCTCCCCGTGGGACTCAACGGCGCGTCGGGGGGCGTGAGCCTCGACATAGCCACCGCCCACACCCAATCCTTCGTCTGCTCGATTTCGCGCAGCGTCTTCCAGATGGCCCTGCAGGGGAACCTCGACCTCTTCGAAGGTCTCGTCTTCTCAAACATATGCGACGTCGCGAGGAACCTTTCGGGGATAACCAAGAGGAACCTTCCGGCGAGGTACGTCGAATATCTGCACTATCCTATCAACAATGGCTCCGGTTACGCGGTGGAGTACCTCAGGAGCGAATACGAGAGGCTGACCCAGGGGATGGAGAAGCTGTCAGGGAGGCAACTCGGCAGGGAGAGGCTCAACGAGAGCATTGCCATCTACAACGAGAAGAGGAGGTTGCAGAGGCAGCTCCTCGAGCTGAGGAGAGAGAGCCCATGGCTGGTCCCCTATTCTGACTGGTATTCCGTGCTCAGGGCGGGGTCTATCATGCCCGTCGAACAATACGTCGACGGAATGAAAGGGTATCTTAGCGGGCTGGTCGGCGCCCAGGGAAGGACCCAAGACAGAATACGTGTGGCCGTCGTGGGCAACTTCTGCGAGCAACCGCCTGTGATGCTGATGAAGGTGATAGAGGACGCAGGTTGCTATGTAATCAACGACGAGGCCCTGATAGGCTCCAGGTGGCTCGGGCAGGCCGCAGCCGGCACCGAGGATCCGGTCGCCGCGCTGGCCCGGGGGTACGTGTCCAACATGGAGCCGTTGACCGTACGCTTTCATCCCGGCATAAACAAACAAGAATACATCGCTTCCTTCCTAGAAGGCATCAAAGCCGAGGGAGTCGTCTTCCTCACTCCGAAGTTCTGCGAGCCGGCGCTCTACGACTACATGATCTTCAAGGGAGCTCTGGACAAGACGAAGCTGCCCTACCTTCATCTTGAGTACGAGGAATCAAGTTCGAGCTTCGAGTACGCCCGTACCATGATCGAGACGTTCGCAGAAGGGATACTCTTCGATTAG
- a CDS encoding 4Fe-4S binding protein translates to MEEIGLDEESIRANLASADECYSLSPRVSPSTKIQDERETDLVELSAPTGTLASISLIVSTGNSSQNRTGDWRLSKPTIDYAKCTKCMVCYVYCPDSAITLKPDLTPTINYDNCKGCMICMEECPPKAISEERSTVSR, encoded by the coding sequence ATGGAAGAGATAGGACTCGACGAGGAGTCCATACGTGCCAACCTGGCGTCCGCAGACGAGTGCTACTCCCTCTCCCCAAGGGTCTCCCCCTCGACGAAGATACAGGATGAAAGAGAAACCGATCTGGTCGAGTTGAGTGCACCCACCGGCACGCTCGCATCCATCTCGTTGATCGTGAGCACGGGGAACAGCTCCCAGAACAGGACGGGCGACTGGAGGCTCTCAAAACCCACGATAGACTACGCCAAATGCACGAAGTGCATGGTGTGCTACGTCTACTGCCCTGACTCGGCTATAACCCTCAAGCCAGACCTCACCCCGACGATAAACTACGACAACTGCAAGGGGTGCATGATCTGCATGGAAGAGTGCCCACCGAAGGCCATTTCAGAAGAAAGGTCGACGGTGTCAAGATGA
- a CDS encoding pyruvate synthase → MVQSTDSAFRTLKDVPREERLRPGSPLCAGCGGEAVVRLALKALGPRTIVVSVPGCLALLALYPYATLTSSLLFTTFASGPAAAQGIVDGIMARVEKGKLADPNSKVMVLTGDGAAYDIGLQATSGAVQRGLDFYYLCYDNEAYGNTGFQYSSATPLAASTSTTAALGGSIGSGLKKKNLFEIWRAHNPAYLATISLSRPVDLLRKFERAAKVKGPKLFIAFSVCPTGWGSEPRMTVKLDKLAVESGIWPLKEAVDGKVVHTYIPRRRVPVEEYLRIQRRFEHLFEPSKKEETIASIQRNVDAYWTDVII, encoded by the coding sequence TTGGTCCAAAGCACTGATTCGGCCTTCAGGACGCTGAAGGACGTCCCCCGGGAAGAGCGCCTCAGGCCAGGCTCCCCCCTCTGCGCCGGATGCGGAGGCGAAGCCGTCGTCAGGCTGGCGCTCAAGGCGCTGGGTCCGCGAACCATCGTAGTCTCCGTCCCGGGCTGCCTGGCTCTCTTAGCCCTCTATCCGTACGCGACTCTCACGAGCTCCCTCCTCTTCACGACCTTCGCCAGCGGCCCCGCCGCCGCCCAGGGGATTGTCGACGGGATAATGGCCAGGGTCGAGAAGGGAAAGCTGGCCGACCCCAACTCGAAGGTCATGGTCCTCACGGGGGACGGTGCGGCCTACGACATAGGCCTCCAGGCGACCTCCGGAGCTGTCCAGAGGGGCCTCGACTTCTACTATCTGTGCTACGACAACGAGGCCTATGGGAACACGGGCTTTCAGTACTCGTCAGCCACGCCGCTCGCAGCCTCCACTTCGACGACGGCAGCTCTAGGCGGCTCGATTGGCAGCGGACTGAAGAAGAAGAATCTCTTCGAAATCTGGAGGGCGCACAACCCCGCATACCTCGCGACCATCTCCCTCTCCAGGCCGGTCGACCTCCTCAGGAAGTTCGAGAGGGCAGCGAAGGTCAAGGGGCCCAAGCTGTTCATCGCGTTCAGCGTCTGCCCTACGGGGTGGGGCTCCGAACCGAGGATGACGGTCAAGTTGGACAAGCTCGCCGTCGAGAGCGGGATATGGCCCCTGAAGGAAGCTGTGGACGGGAAGGTGGTCCATACCTACATACCCCGGAGGAGGGTTCCGGTCGAAGAATACCTGAGGATCCAAAGGCGCTTCGAGCACCTGTTCGAGCCTTCCAAGAAAGAAGAGACGATCGCGAGCATCCAGAGGAACGTGGATGCCTACTGGACGGATGTAATTATATAA
- a CDS encoding molybdenum cofactor guanylyltransferase → MGRDKSLLTYRGVPFLTLISEEMSKISDDVVVVIGAKDRRGYQGLVRSGVRVESDAFDVRTPLAGIATGLELAKHPYAAVVGCDTPLVRRSLLRRLFERARDHSAAVPVWRDIGRFEPLVSVYRRSEVAAAAREAIGRGRLGCMQVISSLQDVVYVDVEELRGLDVELQSFLNINSEAEYDSLLRRGGGATG, encoded by the coding sequence ATGGGGAGAGACAAATCCCTGCTTACGTACCGTGGAGTCCCCTTCCTCACGCTGATCTCCGAAGAGATGTCCAAGATCTCGGATGACGTAGTGGTAGTCATAGGCGCCAAGGACAGACGCGGCTATCAGGGGCTCGTCAGGTCCGGGGTCAGGGTCGAGAGCGACGCCTTTGACGTCCGCACCCCCCTTGCCGGGATAGCGACGGGGCTCGAACTTGCGAAGCACCCTTACGCGGCCGTCGTGGGGTGCGACACGCCGCTGGTCAGACGCTCCCTGCTCCGACGCCTCTTTGAGCGCGCCAGGGACCATTCCGCCGCGGTCCCGGTCTGGCGGGACATCGGAAGGTTCGAGCCGCTGGTCTCGGTCTACAGGAGGAGCGAGGTGGCGGCTGCAGCCCGAGAGGCAATCGGGCGGGGAAGGCTCGGCTGTATGCAGGTGATCTCCTCCCTCCAGGACGTGGTCTATGTCGATGTGGAGGAGCTGAGGGGACTAGACGTGGAACTTCAATCGTTCCTGAACATCAACTCGGAGGCCGAGTACGACTCCCTGCTACGGAGGGGCGGGGGCGCGACCGGGTGA